The Halalkalicoccus tibetensis genome contains the following window.
GCCGGCGACGAACGCCCCGATCAGGGTCAGGACACCCGCGACGAGCGCGTTGACCGGCCGTGTGAGCTCGAGCAGCCCCCGCCCCGTCGCCCTGACAGCCATTACTCGCCCTCCACGAGCGGGGGGGATAAAAGGCCCGTCTCAGCCCGACCCCTCGAGCGCCTCGACGAGCGAGGCGGTCTTCGAGACCACCCGTTCGACCAGCGCCTCGCCCGCCTCCGCGCTCGCGGCGGTCGGATCGCCGAGGTTCCCAGTCGGTGTGAGCTCGTCCATCTCCTCGGCCGAGAGCGCCCAGCCGACCTCGTTGTCGCCGAGAGCGTCGTAGTCGGTTAGCGGGAGCGACTCGTCGGGTCCCGCGACCGGCTCCGCCCGGTCCATCTCGACGAGCTCGGGAAAGAGCGCGAGCATCATGCTCGTCTCGAACTCCGAGGCGTGAAAGGACAGCTCGCTCTCGCGGATCTCGCTTGCGACGTCCGCGAAGAGGGTCACGAGGGGAACGTGGAACGCCCGTATCCCGTGGTCGGTTCTGAGGTCCCGGACCACGATCTCGAGCTCGGGGTCCTGGACGAGGTAGTGGCCGTTCACCAGCAACACGTTCTCGATGCCCCACTCGCCGG
Protein-coding sequences here:
- a CDS encoding creatininase family protein gives rise to the protein MIESYAIADLTWEELDAATDETGTLLLPVGSTEQHGPHLPLGVDTFMPEAVCRRIAERSPCLLAPAIPYGVSPHHTFKPGTVTVESETFRRYVRDVCVSAGEWGIENVLLVNGHYLVQDPELEIVVRDLRTDHGIRAFHVPLVTLFADVASEIRESELSFHASEFETSMMLALFPELVEMDRAEPVAGPDESLPLTDYDALGDNEVGWALSAEEMDELTPTGNLGDPTAASAEAGEALVERVVSKTASLVEALEGSG